AGATCACCTCGATCTATCCCGCGGTTGCCTTTGTCGGGACTCCGGTCACGATCATTGGCGGCCCGTTCACTTCAAAGGTGATGGTCGAGCTGGGAAATCAACAGATTCACCCCGACCTCATTAACCCTCGTCAGTTGATTTTTATTACCCCCCAGCTTCCTGTCGGTGAATATTCCTTATTTCTGCGCGACGCAGGGCAGGCATCGCAGCAGACCTACAGCTTGCGTATCGAGTTTCCGCCCCCCAGCATCACCTCTTTAACTCCAGCCAGCCTGGACGAATGTGCGACACCGGAACAGCAGCGCGTCAGCCTGCACGGAGAAAATATCCAAAAAGGAGCGCAATTGCTTCTGAACGGAGCAGTGATCCCTGCTGCCCGGGAGGAAGATCTGTCTTATAGTTTTACCCCCCCGACTCTGCCAGCCGGGAGCTATGGCGTGCAGTTGGTGAATCCCGATGGGAAACGATCGCTGCCGTACACCCTTGAGTTCAACGGGCGGCCTGAAATCGAAAGCATCAGTGAAGGGGAAAATTTCGTGAATTATTATCAGGTCATCATTCGCGGCAAAAATTTCTCCCATAATTCAGTGCTGCTGGTCAAAGAGTATCCTGGCGGTTTTTCAGATTACCCCCCGCGGCAGCGCTTTATCCCGGTGCAGGGCAGAAGAACCTCACCCAACGGGGGCACATCCAGAGAACAGGCGGAAAACGTTATTTATCAGGATTGTCATAGCCTGATCTATAATAGATATCCCGCCTTCAACCAGGCTATGCGGATCGTTTTTCAGGTCGGCAACCCTGACGGCCGACAAACCGCACCCTACGAGACCTCACTGCCCTAGAAGGCTGCAAACGAGCCAAAAACGGAGCTCTCTGAGGTTGGCAAAGGGGTTATGGTAACCCCTGAAGAAAGGATGCTGGGGGGACCAATCATGACCCTCTGAGTTTAATGACTGGGCGTGGTGACACGATTTGACTTGCGGAGATTCGCAGGAAACCCCCGGGAAATACTGGCATTACAAGACACCTTCGGCTTTGACCGTTGAACTCAGGGGTTCAATGCCGGGGGTCGTGGCTACACATTGCCAGACATCACCCCGTCTGAATTCCTGTCCTTTACGGGCTTCTACATTAACCTGAACCAGGCGCTGCGGACTCCGAGAATTTACCGACACCTCTCTTTTGGATGTTCCAAGCAGACGAATTGAACTTTCAGACAACTTCCGGCTCACATAACAATCAACAGTGATGCGGGAAGGGAATGAACTTGTTTCAAACCCTGTGATGCTGACCGGCACTTTAAATATAATCTGGGTGGAATTGGCCAACGCTGGCATTTGACTGGCGAACAGCAACAGCCCGGTAAAAACAAAAATTTCCCCTGTTATTTTCAGTATTGTTTTCATCGTTTACCCCTTTTTTACTGCAGTTTGATCCGGTGACTACTTCTGCACATTAACAGGTCATCGCCGGCCGTTTAAGAGTAATGGCCCTGTTTTAATGATATGCGGTGTGGATTGAGCACCAACCAGGCGCAATGCCATTGTTTTAATAATGTGTGGTGCGGATTGAGCACCAACCAACGTTAGCGGGTTTGTCGTTATGGTACCCGACACACCTACAGACTGTGATGGGTCGATTTGCATCTGGAGCCCGGAGTGTAAGGTGGATGGCGGGACTAGCGGCCCAACCAGGCGCAATGCCCTGGTTTTAATGATGTGCGGTGCGGATTGAGCCCCCACCAGTGTTAACGGGGCTGTCGTAATGATCCGCACGCCCGGGATTGGCGGACTGGAAGTCGGTGCCTGTAGCCCGATGTTTAATGGGGCTGACGGAAGCTTCAATTGTTGTGGGGCCTCTGGCAGCTTTGGCGAAGAGATATTGGATGGATTCCACTTGGCTAACGCCTGCGTACATATCAACACACCCAGAACACAAAAGATGATGATCAGTCTGCGTTGGGGTTTTATCATTCGATCGCCATTTCAATGGTGGGGAAGATGTTACCTTTTCACTGCGAATATACCCGAACGCTCTGCTGATCGTTCAGACTACTGAAGTATAGCGGTCAAGCCTGCCATGTTGCAAACTTGAACGCGATATATGAAGAGAAGCGTTGAAGAAGCTTGAACCCCCTGCAACAGTAAGGCATCATAAGCCCATGCCGAAAACAGCCTTTAATGCCATCGAAAACAGTGTCAGCGCCTTCCTCGGCGGGGCTGGAGTCTCTCTGGTCGAACTCGAGAAGCCGGACGAGTTGCCTGAAGCGCGAGACCGCCGTGAGATCCTGGTCCGTTTAGTGTTCGACAAGGTCGCCTATCTGTTTAAGGCTAACCGCGACGAACTGGCCTTCACCACCACCGAGATCAGTTTCATTCAGGAGCTGCTGGCGGCCTTCGAAGGGCTGTACGGTGGCTTTTCGGCACAGGGCTATGCGGCGCATTTTCGCACCGCCTTATTGACTTCACTCACCGATATTGCCGTAGCACGCTACCTGCGCGGGGATCGCAAAGGGGTGTTCTGGCCGGTGGAGAGTCTGATTCAGCTGCTGAAAAACCTCTCATATCAGCGCTATGAGGGGACCCCGGCGTCGACCGGTTTCCTGGTCTATCGCTCGCAGCTCGACGATTTTGTCGATTCGCTCAAGACCTCTCACTACAACTGGTTCGACCTGGGTAAGGCGCGGCAGCGCATCAGCGCCGATTTTTTTCGTAACCCGCTGACCTACCGTTTCGTCGACGGGCTACGGGCCCTGTTTGTGTGTGATATCCGCATGAACGTCAAAGGGACTATTCAGACCGGTTCGCCGCGCCCACGCAAGTCGATCGAACAGCTGGCCTGGCGCGATACCCAGACCCTGCTCGGCAAGGCAGGGGAGGCGGCCTTTGCGATTTTTGTCAACGAGGTCTCGGAGGTCGAGGTCGTCCTCGATGGTGGCCGACTGCTGGTCTGGCGCAAGGGGGTTTGGGGGGTCTACGATCCTGATATCTTCCGCGAATTTTTCGCCGGCCATTTAGACAAGCGCTCGGTCCATTCCCTGATCGGCTCGATCTACTCCCTGTCGAAGTCGCGCCACGGTACGGTGGTGCTGATCGCTGCTGAGGGGACCGATCTGGAGGCCTTGCGCAAGGGCTCGGTCGGCGGTCGTGGTTCTTTGAGCCGCGCGCTGATCGAACACGTGCGCGGCCGCAAGCTGGGCACCCTGAAACGCACCGGCGAGTTGAGCCGTATCCTCTCCTCGGACGGGATGACAGTGATTAATCGCAAGGGGGAGCTGCTCGACACCGGGGTGATCGTCGATACCTCGCAGGTTAAGGGGCTAATCACCGGCGGAGGCCGCACCACCGCCGCCAGCGCGGCTTCACACTTCGGCCATGTGGTCAAGGTCTCTGAAGACGGACCGGTGGAGCTCTATCGCGCCGGCAAGCGGGTCTATCGTTTCGGCTGACCGGCAGGCGGGATTGTAAGCGCGAAGTTCCGGGGACATCATACTTAATTCACAAGGAGCATCACAGTTACGCAGCAATTGCGAGATACTGACGCCGCCACGGTCGGCGCGTTTTTTCAACAAGCTCATCTCGTTATCATTGACCCGTCAGGAAATGCCGTCCCCGCGCTGCGACACGGGGATTTTGTCTTGCGGGAGTCGTTGATCATCAATGGGTATGTCAACGAATGCTGCGCAGAACTCGCACTGCTGCCTGCCACCGCGCAGTTGCGCGGCCAGGCTTGACTTCGGGGCGTTTGTGGTGCTCATCTTTTCGGCAGCCATTATCCTGGGGCTTATGGCCAGACCTTGTTGACACCACCGGAGACTTCAATGAGATGAGTACGTCAAGATTTGATCCGCTGAAAGTCTATCGTTATGACGCTGACAGCGGCCGCTATAATATCGACATAGATCTGGATTACTATCGCGAGCTCTACAGTGAGTGGGATTTTTCTCCCCAGCATAATCGGGATCTGGACGGGAATCTGTTCAAATATCTGGTGGATTGCAGCGATGAAATCCCGGTGCGCTATCCGGTGGCGATCGCCATAAACCTGCCCGCTAATGTCTATGATGCGACCAGAGAAGAACGCGCCACCCAAGGATTTCATAATTTCTTCACCTATCAGATCCGGCGCGAAAAGAATCGCTATCGATATTATTATTCCAAGATTATCAAGTACCTGTGTATCGGCGCTCTCCTGCTGATTGCGGCCTCGATGCTGGAGAATTTTTTCTCTGGACTCGACCACACCGATTTGCTTGTGCAGGGGCTGGTCATTGGCGCCTGGGTATCTATCTGGGAAGTCTTTTCGGTGATATTTTTCAACCTGTCTGATCACCGCAAGAAAATCAGATCATTCAGGCGCCTGCTTGACGCAGAGATCGTTTATCGGTATCGACCCGATTCGGAATCGGCGAGTCCCAACCCTGATGAAGCAGATCTGTAGATTTCAGAAAAAACACTGAGTGCTATTTGCTGATGGTCGTTATCTGAAGGGCCAAATTTGAACCGCGATACCTGCGAAATTCTGACATCAACCGATACATATTTTCGGCTAATCAAACCCTGCCTCCCAGCTCAATCGACAAAAATTCTTCTTTCGCCATCATCGCCCACTGCAACCTCTCATCCAGGGGCTCAGACGAGATAAAACAGGAGTCTTCAGCATAGGCTTTGTAGAGCGAGTAGTAGTCCGGTTCTTTGGTGAAATCACGATAGGCGAATAATTTTACGCCATCACTGAAGAGGCAATTCAGGGCCGAAAATTTATGCCTTTGCTGGATAACCGTCGCCGTATCAAGAAAATCCTGACCCAGCTCCCGCGCCTTGCCACTCATGACGTGATAAAAGAACACTTCCGTATCGCGGGCGTCTGCACCGAGTCCCGGCAGACTTATGTCGGGAATCAGCCCCTGATAGTCGTAGACCACGCCGTTGTGAAAAAATACGCTGTTGCCGAGATAAAAAGGGTGGGCGTGTCGGATGTTGGAGGTGTCGGTCCAGGCTGATTTTCGCAGGTGCAGGATCATCAGGGGTGAGGTCCGGGCGGTACTGAGGATGCCGATGACCTTGTCGGTCTCTTTGAGCAGGTTGACCCCGCTTTTATGGACGACCAGTTTCCCGTTCTGGTAGAAGGCTAATCCCCAGCCATCCTCATGTCCGGGCGGGTCTTCGGCCATGACCTGGCCGCTGCGCGCGAGCTCGCAGAAACGGGCGACGATCTGCTCATGTTTTACATAATCAAAATGGGTGATCCCCAGAACCCTGCACATAACTCTGCCTCTCAAATACCCTGATTTTTGCATGATTCTGCAATGTCAGAAAAACCACCTGGTCACCATAACTGCCACAAGGATGCCGATAAAATCGGATATAAGACAGACCGGCACCAGATAACGGGTTTTCTTGATGCTGACGGCGCCCAGGTAAACGGCCAGCACGTAAAAGGTGGTCTCGGCGCTGCCCATGATGATGGCGGACATATGGGTGGCCATGGAGTCGGGCCCGGTGGTTTTGACGATGTCCACGAACAGTGCGGTCGAAGCGCTACCGGAGAGTGGCTTGATGATCGCCATGGAGACGGCTTCGATGGGGATATGCAGGAAGGAAAATACGCCGTAAAAGGCATCCCTGAGATAATCAAAAGCACCTGAGGCCTGGAAACCCTTAATCGCCACGAAGATGGTTAACAGATAGGGGAAAATTTTGAGAATAATCGCCGGCCCCTCTTTGGCTCCGGCGACAAAGGAGTCGTAGACCCGGACTTTTTTGAGCGTTCCGTACAGCACAGTAAACAGAATAAATAGCGGGATTATCAGCAGCGAGATGTATTCAATCGACTTGATCATCTGAAGATCCTCCTGAAGGCAGCGAGGACCAGCAGCGCCGTCATGGTCGAAATCGCCGTAGCGATCAGCACCGGAAAGACGACGGCGGCCGGATTGTGGTTGCCGTAGGTAGCGAGGATGCCGATTACCGAAAATGGGATCAGCTGGATGCTGGCGGTGTTGATGACGATGAAGGTCATCATCTCGGGGGTAATGGTCCCCTTGTCCTGATTGAGCTCATCGAGATCCTGCATCGCCTGAATCCCCAGCGGGGTGGCGGCGTTGCCGAGTCCGAACAGGTTGGCCAGAACATTCAGGGTGATGGCGGTGATCGAGGGGTGATCGTCGGGGATGTTCTTGAACAAGCGGCAGATGAGCGGTTTGAAAAGGTGCGCGATGCGGTAGATCAGGCCGGAGTCTTCGAGGATTCTGGTGATTC
Above is a genomic segment from Geopsychrobacter electrodiphilus DSM 16401 containing:
- a CDS encoding nucleoside recognition domain-containing protein, with translation MNVLWLIMLCVSIVFAIFTGHLEAFTTSIFDGAKAAVEVSLYLLGIVSVWMGITRILEDSGLIYRIAHLFKPLICRLFKNIPDDHPSITAITLNVLANLFGLGNAATPLGIQAMQDLDELNQDKGTITPEMMTFIVINTASIQLIPFSVIGILATYGNHNPAAVVFPVLIATAISTMTALLVLAAFRRIFR
- a CDS encoding spore maturation protein is translated as MIKSIEYISLLIIPLFILFTVLYGTLKKVRVYDSFVAGAKEGPAIILKIFPYLLTIFVAIKGFQASGAFDYLRDAFYGVFSFLHIPIEAVSMAIIKPLSGSASTALFVDIVKTTGPDSMATHMSAIIMGSAETTFYVLAVYLGAVSIKKTRYLVPVCLISDFIGILVAVMVTRWFF
- a CDS encoding class II glutamine amidotransferase gives rise to the protein MCRVLGITHFDYVKHEQIVARFCELARSGQVMAEDPPGHEDGWGLAFYQNGKLVVHKSGVNLLKETDKVIGILSTARTSPLMILHLRKSAWTDTSNIRHAHPFYLGNSVFFHNGVVYDYQGLIPDISLPGLGADARDTEVFFYHVMSGKARELGQDFLDTATVIQQRHKFSALNCLFSDGVKLFAYRDFTKEPDYYSLYKAYAEDSCFISSEPLDERLQWAMMAKEEFLSIELGGRV
- a CDS encoding IPT/TIG domain-containing protein, which encodes MKRAVLALIVSLFLLPLTAFGVEITSIYPAVAFVGTPVTIIGGPFTSKVMVELGNQQIHPDLINPRQLIFITPQLPVGEYSLFLRDAGQASQQTYSLRIEFPPPSITSLTPASLDECATPEQQRVSLHGENIQKGAQLLLNGAVIPAAREEDLSYSFTPPTLPAGSYGVQLVNPDGKRSLPYTLEFNGRPEIESISEGENFVNYYQVIIRGKNFSHNSVLLVKEYPGGFSDYPPRQRFIPVQGRRTSPNGGTSREQAENVIYQDCHSLIYNRYPAFNQAMRIVFQVGNPDGRQTAPYETSLP